A genomic window from Filimonas effusa includes:
- a CDS encoding LuxR C-terminal-related transcriptional regulator — MPAKENELILYNDIKRAWQKISRSSKGDESVSFELEIHKKLINIFHVGQHYYYILNIPTSEMEFVSEPVMEMLGLSSPEAFSVSYVFDHIHPEDRTYFIEFEAAVAEFFNRLRPEQVLKYKVSYDYRMQRTDGTYIRLLQQVTTIQTDTDGAVIRVMGVHTDISHLKRENGSSLSFIGLEGEPSFHNYRMGQSLSLRAKEMFTRREKEIVQLLAQGKTSREIAAILYISYQTVDRHRKNILRKAGLNNSVELVAFALREGWV, encoded by the coding sequence ATGCCCGCAAAAGAAAACGAACTGATCCTTTATAATGATATCAAGAGAGCCTGGCAAAAAATCTCAAGAAGCAGCAAAGGAGACGAGTCTGTTTCTTTTGAACTGGAAATTCACAAAAAGCTAATCAACATTTTTCATGTAGGGCAGCATTACTATTACATTCTCAATATTCCCACTTCGGAGATGGAGTTTGTAAGCGAGCCGGTGATGGAAATGCTTGGCTTATCATCACCCGAAGCATTTTCGGTATCGTATGTTTTTGATCATATTCATCCTGAAGACCGGACTTACTTTATAGAATTCGAAGCGGCAGTAGCGGAGTTTTTCAACCGGCTACGTCCTGAGCAGGTATTGAAATACAAAGTAAGTTATGATTACCGGATGCAGCGTACAGATGGAACTTATATAAGATTGCTGCAGCAGGTAACGACTATTCAAACCGATACAGATGGAGCAGTTATAAGAGTGATGGGGGTGCATACTGATATTAGCCATTTAAAGCGCGAGAATGGTTCTTCGCTCTCTTTTATTGGGCTGGAAGGAGAACCCAGTTTTCATAATTACAGAATGGGACAATCTTTGAGCTTGCGTGCAAAGGAGATGTTTACACGCCGTGAGAAAGAGATCGTACAACTGCTGGCTCAGGGTAAGACGAGCCGCGAAATTGCGGCAATATTGTATATCAGTTATCAAACTGTTGACCGCCATCGTAAAAATATACTGAGAAAAGCCGGGCTCAATAATTCTGTTGAACTGGTGGCTTTTGCACTCCGGGAGGGTTGGGTATAA
- the zwf gene encoding glucose-6-phosphate dehydrogenase — protein sequence MAHSTNKRPPATVIFIFGGSGDLNQRKLTPALYNLFIDNWMPEKFAIVGLGRTDYSDDKFRTHLYDGIQEFSRRKSEESWGKFSQSIRYLQMDAGDAAAYHKLTDVVKEYEEQWGGHVNVMFYLAVAPQLVPDIAVKLGGLEFCKDTNFTRIVVEKPFGHDLQSATELNALLNKIFSEDQVYRIDHYLGKETVQNLLALRFANALFEPLWNRNYIDHIQITAAETVGVEDRGGYYEQSGALRDMVQNHILQLLCIIGMEAPVSFEANEIRNKKVDVLNAIRPITKDQVHEVAVRGQYAEGWMQGQKVRAYRSEKNVDPTSTIETFAAVKFYIENWRWQGVPFYVRTGKYLHEKTTSITIEFKQAPHFAFPQEAAETWRPNRLTISIQPDMDIRLRFQAKRPGQSMTLNPVDMKFSYKDAYDHEPEAYETLLLDVMEGNATQFMRADQVEAAWRVVMPIIEAWEARPPVDFPNYAPNSWGPEDAEALIARDGHNWAKVK from the coding sequence ATGGCACACAGTACCAATAAAAGACCACCTGCCACCGTCATCTTCATTTTCGGAGGTAGCGGCGACCTTAATCAACGCAAACTGACGCCTGCGTTATATAATTTATTCATCGATAACTGGATGCCCGAGAAGTTTGCCATTGTAGGCCTGGGGCGGACTGACTATTCGGATGACAAGTTCCGTACACACCTGTATGATGGCATCCAGGAGTTTTCGCGCCGTAAGAGTGAAGAGAGCTGGGGGAAATTTTCGCAGAGCATCCGTTACCTGCAGATGGATGCGGGTGATGCAGCGGCTTATCATAAGCTTACCGATGTGGTAAAGGAATATGAAGAGCAGTGGGGCGGCCATGTAAATGTGATGTTTTACCTGGCGGTGGCGCCGCAGCTGGTTCCGGATATCGCCGTTAAACTGGGTGGCCTGGAGTTTTGCAAGGATACCAACTTCACCCGTATTGTAGTAGAGAAACCTTTTGGGCATGATCTGCAAAGCGCTACTGAGCTGAATGCGTTGCTGAACAAGATCTTTTCTGAAGACCAGGTGTATCGTATCGATCATTACCTGGGCAAGGAAACTGTTCAGAACCTGCTGGCATTGCGTTTTGCGAATGCATTGTTTGAGCCGTTATGGAACCGGAACTACATTGATCATATACAGATCACTGCTGCCGAAACGGTGGGTGTAGAAGACAGGGGCGGTTATTATGAGCAGTCGGGCGCTTTACGCGACATGGTTCAGAATCATATACTGCAATTGCTGTGTATCATTGGTATGGAGGCCCCGGTATCGTTTGAAGCCAATGAGATCCGTAACAAGAAGGTGGATGTGCTGAATGCTATTCGTCCGATTACGAAAGACCAGGTGCATGAGGTGGCTGTTCGGGGTCAGTATGCAGAAGGCTGGATGCAGGGGCAGAAGGTTAGGGCATACCGTTCGGAAAAGAATGTTGATCCTACCTCTACTATAGAGACGTTTGCTGCTGTGAAGTTCTATATCGAGAACTGGCGCTGGCAGGGTGTTCCTTTCTATGTTCGTACAGGTAAGTATTTGCATGAAAAGACAACCAGCATTACTATCGAGTTCAAGCAGGCGCCGCATTTTGCATTTCCACAGGAAGCTGCGGAGACGTGGCGTCCTAACCGTTTGACGATTAGTATACAGCCGGATATGGATATCAGGTTGCGTTTCCAGGCCAAACGTCCTGGCCAGTCTATGACGTTGAACCCTGTTGATATGAAGTTCAGTTATAAGGATGCTTATGATCATGAACCGGAAGCATATGAAACCTTATTGCTGGATGTAATGGAAGGCAATGCCACACAGTTCATGCGTGCCGACCAGGTAGAAGCTGCCTGGCGGGTAGTCATGCCTATCATTGAAGCCTGGGAGGCGCGTCCTCCTGTAGATTTCCCGAATTATGCACCTAACAGCTGGGGGCCTGAAGATGCCGAAGCGTTGATTGCGAGGGATGGGCATAACTGGGCAAAAGTGAAGTAG
- the pgl gene encoding 6-phosphogluconolactonase has translation MNIHLLENADNLSKEYADWLVDYVGKTLEKQDRFTIALSGGSTPRKLHELLATDAYKDKIDWSKLHVFWGDERFVPFEDERNNAKMAYDTLLNHVPVPASQIHVMPTNLSPEDASAEYEKLLNAYFVPADDPGGTDFHFSFDLVILGMGDDGHTLSLFPGLPVVHESSKWVTSFWLEAQDMYRITLTYPIVNKARSVTFLATGEKKAVVLKEVLEGIKNVDLYPSQIIQPEQGELHWFVDRAAASKLSR, from the coding sequence ATGAATATTCATTTGTTGGAGAACGCTGACAACCTTAGTAAGGAGTATGCTGACTGGCTGGTTGACTATGTTGGTAAGACGCTGGAGAAGCAGGATAGGTTTACTATTGCTTTATCGGGCGGGAGCACTCCCAGGAAGCTGCACGAGTTGCTGGCAACGGATGCTTACAAGGATAAGATAGACTGGAGCAAGCTGCATGTTTTCTGGGGCGACGAGCGTTTTGTGCCTTTTGAAGATGAGCGCAATAATGCTAAGATGGCATATGATACTTTGCTGAATCATGTGCCGGTTCCTGCGTCACAGATCCATGTGATGCCTACCAACCTTTCACCGGAAGATGCTTCTGCGGAGTACGAGAAGTTGCTGAATGCTTATTTTGTTCCGGCGGATGATCCGGGAGGGACGGATTTTCATTTCAGCTTTGATCTTGTTATACTGGGTATGGGCGATGACGGGCATACCTTAAGCCTGTTTCCCGGATTACCTGTAGTGCATGAAAGCAGCAAATGGGTGACATCGTTCTGGCTGGAAGCGCAGGATATGTATCGTATTACGCTTACTTATCCCATTGTTAATAAGGCACGCAGTGTAACCTTTCTTGCTACCGGTGAGAAGAAGGCGGTGGTATTGAAAGAGGTGTTGGAAGGAATAAAGAATGTAGATCTTTATCCTTCACAGATCATACAGCCTGAACAGGGTGAGTTGCATTGGTTTGTAGACAGGGCTGCGGCATCGAAGTTGTCGCGATAG
- a CDS encoding N-acetylmuramoyl-L-alanine amidase: MNIRTLITLFALCTATLAKAQQVPSGFWLGNTTGPLPHLTYGLGEDRLGGAKMTYLDSNVVMCVVDSTRDVYKIQLSKNHFAYAPKTTIRRNDSLRPQPYYLSENWRVFGDSLYDYVTINLTEKLPYRSIQQLSPSRLAVDIFGATSNSNWITQLKTTKEIKNVYYEQIEDDVLRVYIELKHKQHWGHHIAYDTIAKRLEIRIKRQPPLNLARLKIAIDPGHGGTNRGAEGGRSNILEKTLTLQYAKVLKETLEEAGVKHVFMTRTKDTTLSMAERAAMLFKDDPDVLISIHFNSAASDTVSGTSTYYRYIGFRPLSTAILDELLELNLKNYGNVGSFNFGLNGPTEYPNALVEVGFLSNREEEKRILDPNFRKRVAARITKGIRSWLLSLQQ; this comes from the coding sequence ATGAACATCAGAACGCTTATAACACTATTCGCCCTTTGTACGGCAACACTTGCCAAAGCACAGCAGGTACCTTCAGGCTTCTGGCTCGGAAATACAACAGGCCCGCTGCCACATCTTACCTACGGCCTTGGTGAAGACCGCCTCGGAGGCGCTAAAATGACCTACCTCGATTCTAACGTGGTAATGTGCGTGGTGGATAGTACCCGTGATGTCTATAAGATCCAGCTGTCTAAAAACCACTTCGCCTACGCCCCAAAAACAACGATAAGAAGAAACGACTCTTTGCGCCCGCAACCTTATTATCTCTCCGAAAACTGGAGGGTGTTTGGCGACTCCCTATACGACTATGTCACGATTAACCTTACCGAAAAGCTTCCCTACCGTAGCATCCAGCAGCTAAGTCCATCACGCCTGGCAGTTGATATCTTCGGCGCTACAAGCAACAGCAACTGGATCACACAGCTAAAAACAACGAAAGAAATAAAGAATGTTTATTACGAACAGATAGAAGACGATGTGCTCCGCGTGTATATAGAGCTCAAACATAAACAACACTGGGGCCATCATATCGCTTACGACACTATCGCAAAACGCCTCGAGATCCGCATTAAAAGACAACCGCCACTAAACCTGGCCCGTCTTAAAATAGCCATCGACCCCGGGCACGGCGGCACAAATCGCGGCGCCGAAGGAGGCCGCTCAAACATCCTGGAAAAAACCCTGACACTGCAATATGCAAAAGTGCTGAAAGAAACATTGGAGGAAGCCGGCGTTAAACATGTGTTCATGACACGCACCAAAGACACCACTTTGTCTATGGCGGAACGCGCTGCAATGCTCTTTAAAGATGATCCCGATGTCCTCATCAGCATCCACTTTAACTCGGCAGCCAGCGACACCGTAAGCGGCACCAGCACCTACTACCGCTATATAGGCTTCCGCCCGCTCAGCACCGCCATCCTCGACGAACTTCTCGAACTGAACCTGAAAAACTACGGTAACGTGGGTTCTTTCAACTTCGGACTTAACGGCCCCACCGAATACCCCAACGCCCTGGTTGAAGTAGGTTTCCTGAGTAACCGCGAAGAAGAAAAACGTATCCTCGATCCCAACTTCCGCAAAAGAGTAGCCGCACGCATCACAAAAGGTATAAGAAGCTGGCTCCTTTCTTTACAACAATAA
- a CDS encoding VOC family protein → MASVSTYLNFQEKTEEAFLFYQSIFGGEFMGGIMRMGDAPVMEGMPPLAEKDKNLVMHVALPILAGHVLMGTDCVGSWGMTATPGNNMSINLSPDTRVETERIFNALSEGGKVTMELQDMFWGDYFGSFVDRYGISWMVNCAEKK, encoded by the coding sequence ATGGCCTCAGTAAGCACCTACCTGAATTTCCAGGAAAAAACAGAAGAAGCATTTCTCTTTTACCAATCCATTTTTGGCGGAGAATTTATGGGCGGCATCATGCGTATGGGTGATGCACCTGTCATGGAAGGAATGCCTCCATTGGCAGAGAAGGACAAGAATCTCGTTATGCATGTGGCATTACCTATACTGGCTGGTCATGTACTCATGGGTACAGACTGCGTAGGCTCATGGGGTATGACTGCTACGCCGGGAAACAATATGTCTATCAATCTTAGTCCTGATACACGGGTAGAAACGGAACGTATCTTTAATGCGCTTTCAGAAGGAGGCAAGGTAACGATGGAGTTGCAGGATATGTTCTGGGGTGATTATTTCGGCAGCTTCGTTGATAGGTATGGTATCAGCTGGATGGTTAACTGTGCTGAGAAAAAATAA
- the gndA gene encoding NADP-dependent phosphogluconate dehydrogenase, which translates to MENKTYDFGMIGLGVMGRNLLLNMADHGFSVIGFDKDTQKASSLEAAATAGTTVKGVTSLEQMIQQLSQPRRVMMLVPAGKPVDDVIESLLPLLQKGDVVIDGGNSHYTDTLRRVKYLEEKGLHFMGMGVSGGEYGARTGPSIMPGGDKEAYKHIQPLLDAISAKVNGEPCTAYMGKDAAGHYVKMVHNGIEYAIMQLISEVYDLLHKGAGFDNDQLHEIFKQWNEGELQSYLIEITRDIFLQDDPETGKRLVDVILDKAGSKGTGKWTSQDAMDLPIAIPTIDTAVAMRTISGYKAERVEAARLYPSALQPYSGDKQALVKQAGDALYAAIILCYAQGLAMLFQASKELSMDIPLQDVVKAWRGGCIIRSTLLQDFYKAFSSKADLPNILLDASLANIVKEKQESLRAVITTAVAHHVPVGGLMSALAYYDAYTTERMSTNLIQAQRDYFGAHTYQRIDKEGSFHTEWGNTNK; encoded by the coding sequence ATGGAGAACAAAACATACGATTTTGGCATGATTGGCTTGGGCGTAATGGGGAGAAACCTGCTGCTGAATATGGCAGATCATGGGTTTAGCGTGATTGGGTTTGATAAGGATACGCAGAAGGCTTCGTCGCTGGAAGCTGCCGCCACTGCGGGTACGACTGTGAAGGGTGTTACTTCCCTGGAGCAGATGATTCAGCAGCTATCGCAGCCCCGGAGGGTGATGATGCTGGTTCCTGCCGGCAAGCCTGTAGACGATGTTATTGAAAGCCTGCTGCCCTTGTTACAGAAGGGGGATGTGGTGATAGACGGAGGTAACTCGCATTATACCGATACCCTGCGTCGTGTAAAATACCTGGAAGAAAAGGGTTTACATTTTATGGGCATGGGTGTTTCGGGTGGTGAATATGGCGCCCGTACCGGTCCGAGCATTATGCCGGGCGGAGACAAGGAAGCTTACAAACATATTCAGCCTTTGCTTGACGCCATTTCGGCAAAAGTGAATGGTGAGCCTTGTACGGCTTATATGGGTAAGGATGCTGCCGGTCACTATGTGAAGATGGTGCATAACGGTATCGAGTATGCCATTATGCAGCTGATAAGCGAGGTTTATGACCTGCTTCATAAAGGCGCCGGCTTTGATAACGACCAGCTTCATGAGATCTTCAAACAATGGAATGAGGGTGAGCTGCAATCGTACCTGATTGAAATTACCCGGGATATATTCCTGCAGGATGATCCCGAGACCGGCAAACGCCTGGTAGATGTTATCCTGGACAAAGCGGGCTCGAAAGGCACCGGTAAATGGACTTCACAGGATGCAATGGATCTGCCTATTGCCATTCCTACTATCGATACTGCGGTAGCTATGCGTACTATTTCGGGTTATAAAGCGGAGCGCGTGGAGGCTGCCAGGTTGTATCCTTCGGCGTTGCAGCCTTACAGCGGCGATAAGCAGGCGCTGGTAAAACAAGCGGGTGATGCATTGTATGCCGCTATTATCCTTTGTTATGCGCAGGGGCTGGCAATGTTGTTCCAGGCATCGAAAGAACTGTCGATGGATATTCCTTTACAGGATGTGGTAAAGGCCTGGAGAGGGGGGTGTATCATCCGTTCTACCTTGTTACAGGATTTCTACAAGGCTTTCAGCAGCAAGGCCGATCTGCCCAATATCCTGCTGGATGCTTCGCTGGCGAATATTGTGAAAGAGAAACAGGAAAGCCTGCGCGCGGTGATCACTACCGCGGTAGCGCATCATGTTCCTGTAGGCGGACTTATGAGTGCCCTGGCATATTATGACGCCTATACAACAGAGCGTATGTCTACCAACCTGATACAGGCGCAGCGTGATTATTTCGGAGCGCATACTTATCAGCGTATCGATAAAGAAGGCAGTTTTCATACAGAATGGGGAAACACTAACAAATAA
- a CDS encoding acyl-CoA dehydrogenase family protein has product MIQIRPSTLLAPESIAIIRNAAAFAEQEGMLQSSQLTLAYEQQWFSMMVPGVYGGGMRPLPEVVRLEEAIAWADGSMGWVVTLCAGAGWFGGFMPETLARQVFDSRRACLAGSGAATGTAAVIPGGYKVSGKWWHASGAPHNTVFTANCIIVENDVPCLHADGSVVIKPFAFFRNEVTIIPTWNSFGLVATASHAFEVNGLEVSPDRAFAIEASSVHIDASLYRYPFLQLAEITLAANISGMAFHFIDEASAFLPLKKGQEQQLLQMAVDRALENIEIVREAFYAAIDNSWWQLQQQNKIETQLLEELSSVARALAATCREQTDDLYPYCGLKAADKDSTINRVWRDLHTASQHSLLVFPRV; this is encoded by the coding sequence ATGATACAGATACGCCCGTCTACCCTGTTAGCACCAGAATCGATTGCTATTATCCGTAATGCCGCTGCTTTTGCGGAGCAGGAAGGTATGCTTCAATCTTCGCAGTTAACGTTGGCTTATGAACAGCAATGGTTCAGTATGATGGTTCCCGGGGTTTATGGAGGGGGCATGCGGCCGTTGCCTGAAGTGGTAAGGCTGGAAGAGGCTATTGCCTGGGCTGATGGAAGTATGGGATGGGTTGTTACGTTATGTGCGGGGGCCGGCTGGTTTGGCGGATTTATGCCGGAAACGCTGGCCAGGCAGGTATTTGATTCAAGGCGTGCCTGTTTAGCGGGCAGTGGTGCGGCAACGGGTACGGCTGCTGTAATTCCGGGTGGTTATAAAGTCTCGGGCAAATGGTGGCATGCAAGCGGCGCTCCTCATAATACTGTGTTTACAGCCAACTGTATTATCGTGGAAAATGACGTGCCTTGTTTACATGCAGATGGTAGTGTTGTCATCAAACCTTTTGCATTCTTCCGTAATGAAGTAACAATCATTCCAACGTGGAATAGTTTTGGCCTTGTTGCTACCGCCAGTCATGCTTTTGAGGTTAATGGCCTGGAAGTATCACCGGACAGGGCTTTTGCGATAGAAGCATCCTCTGTTCATATCGATGCTTCGTTATACCGTTATCCGTTCTTGCAGCTGGCGGAGATAACACTGGCGGCCAATATATCGGGCATGGCTTTTCATTTTATTGATGAGGCCAGTGCTTTTCTGCCGTTGAAGAAAGGGCAGGAACAGCAGTTACTACAGATGGCGGTTGACAGGGCCCTTGAAAATATAGAGATCGTACGCGAAGCATTTTATGCAGCCATCGACAATTCGTGGTGGCAGCTGCAGCAACAAAACAAGATAGAAACGCAACTGCTGGAGGAGTTAAGCAGTGTTGCAAGGGCATTGGCAGCTACATGCCGTGAGCAAACGGATGATCTGTATCCTTATTGCGGATTAAAGGCAGCTGATAAAGACAGTACCATTAACAGGGTATGGCGCGATCTGCATACTGCCAGTCAGCACAGCCTTCTTGTTTTTCCTCGTGTTTAG
- a CDS encoding tetratricopeptide repeat protein, with product MKKIIYLIVLYLLSIIPVHAQTALAKLKFEDAEQAFNNGDYKTALTNLKEAEKLFGKTNPPIQHLQILSQAKLLEDKDIFFDTTTLQLFNTLYKSCQLFLQKNVDDERLIEKYKEVYKISEQIKSDYPFERIQLINELKQRPTPPNLYKLFIIFSDLDCNAIANYYRALSIEKGYLPGKVIDLREDKDSAKARILLEQQYKPLMKLVSEGDIYATRIAALIYDSDSTTTVAFDPSANTIERQLKKAIAMNEKAAAGGETNAMTSLAFLYKYGNKIANIAIDTNKALSWYAKAMEHGSISATAALGIWYERNKDYKKALDFYQKGLSLGGSAHIYECLAELYEKGLGVKQDYAEALKYYKLALGRGSVVAYSSIGTLYYGGPNLQQNLPVAMEWYKKGAEKFNPFAMSCIGWMYFKGQGVAADIIEAEKWITKAASAGRTFDMITLAENYAQLGYNSPDFYFCYKLDKSRYEKYKMPFTQNDSLAASWFMKAAKKGDKNAAAQTGLYYLAGVNGVNEDEKTAMEYFKASGDTSAYTNACFIIGLSSRFNKTLERSIYFLTQAAERGHKWAMFNLAYRYKKGLVEYPKDKDKAKFWEQKYNAVK from the coding sequence ATGAAAAAAATCATTTATCTTATTGTACTATATCTTTTGAGCATAATACCTGTTCACGCCCAGACTGCTCTCGCCAAACTAAAGTTCGAAGATGCAGAACAGGCATTCAACAACGGCGACTATAAAACTGCTTTAACCAACTTGAAAGAAGCTGAAAAGCTTTTTGGCAAAACAAACCCGCCTATTCAGCACCTTCAGATTCTCTCCCAGGCAAAACTCCTGGAAGATAAAGATATTTTTTTTGATACTACTACCTTGCAGCTCTTCAATACATTGTACAAAAGCTGCCAGCTCTTCCTGCAAAAAAACGTCGATGACGAAAGGTTGATAGAGAAGTACAAAGAAGTGTATAAAATCTCCGAACAAATAAAATCTGACTATCCGTTTGAGCGCATACAACTTATCAATGAATTAAAACAACGTCCAACTCCCCCTAATCTCTATAAACTTTTCATCATTTTTAGCGACTTAGACTGTAACGCTATCGCAAATTACTATAGAGCGCTATCTATAGAAAAAGGATACCTTCCTGGCAAAGTCATAGACCTGCGTGAAGATAAAGACTCTGCAAAAGCCAGAATCCTGTTGGAACAACAGTATAAGCCACTCATGAAGCTTGTAAGTGAAGGTGATATTTACGCTACACGCATTGCAGCCTTGATATATGATTCTGACAGTACGACCACAGTCGCTTTCGACCCCTCGGCCAATACTATCGAAAGGCAGCTGAAAAAAGCCATCGCAATGAACGAGAAAGCAGCAGCAGGCGGAGAAACAAACGCAATGACATCCCTTGCATTTTTATACAAGTATGGAAATAAAATCGCCAATATTGCCATAGATACCAATAAGGCTTTAAGCTGGTATGCGAAGGCAATGGAGCATGGAAGTATATCTGCTACAGCTGCATTGGGCATTTGGTATGAAAGGAACAAAGATTATAAAAAGGCACTTGACTTTTATCAGAAAGGGCTTTCCCTGGGAGGCTCAGCCCATATATACGAATGCCTGGCTGAACTCTATGAGAAGGGATTAGGAGTAAAACAGGATTATGCCGAAGCATTGAAATACTATAAACTGGCACTGGGCCGTGGATCGGTAGTTGCTTATAGTTCTATTGGAACCCTGTATTATGGAGGCCCCAATCTCCAGCAAAATCTGCCTGTTGCAATGGAATGGTATAAGAAAGGAGCAGAAAAATTCAACCCCTTTGCCATGTCTTGCATAGGATGGATGTACTTCAAAGGACAGGGAGTTGCAGCCGATATAATCGAAGCTGAAAAATGGATTACCAAGGCCGCCAGTGCCGGCAGAACCTTTGACATGATAACGCTTGCAGAAAACTATGCTCAATTAGGCTACAATAGCCCCGACTTCTATTTCTGTTACAAACTCGACAAATCCCGGTACGAAAAATATAAAATGCCTTTTACGCAGAATGATTCCCTGGCTGCTTCCTGGTTCATGAAAGCCGCAAAAAAGGGAGATAAAAATGCAGCAGCGCAAACCGGCCTGTATTACCTGGCAGGAGTAAATGGCGTAAATGAAGATGAAAAAACAGCTATGGAATATTTCAAGGCCAGCGGCGACACCAGCGCATATACAAACGCATGTTTTATCATTGGTCTCAGTTCACGATTTAACAAAACACTCGAACGTTCTATCTATTTTCTTACCCAAGCTGCTGAACGCGGCCATAAATGGGCCATGTTCAACCTTGCTTACCGCTATAAAAAAGGCTTGGTCGAATACCCGAAAGATAAAGACAAAGCAAAATTCTGGGAACAGAAATACAATGCTGTAAAATAA
- a CDS encoding tetratricopeptide repeat protein, producing the protein MRIWTLLLSLVLLVNNSKAQTALAKLKFEDAEQAFNNGDYRTAITSLKEAEKLFGKTNPPIQHLLILSQYKLLEGKDVFMDIASPQIFNELYKNCQLFLQKNSDDERLTGKYKEVYKISEQLKSDFPVARIQLIGELKQRPNPQKLYQLYCIYNDLGCSANAGYYRYEAATNGYIPARVLNMRDAKEKDMLPQQYKPLMKLVSEGDAHAAQVAASVYYSDSALAVAFDPSATTVEIQVKKAVAMYEKAAAGGDITAMTSLGILYRNGAQGGYLAPDSAKAMNWFTKAIANGSILAAYFKGGWYEKNNDYKQAMNIYKNALEMGGSATLFDNLARNYQYGWGVEADYAEALKYYKLALVRGSVSGYANIAFLYSIGGPNLTQNDFTALEWYRKGAENGDAYSMSCIAKAYLKGRGVAMHLQEAEKWFTKAAHAGRVNDMMILGENYTNRDIGFADEVTFCYKVNASEYEEHRLFCSKSDSLAAYWFMQAAKKGNKNAAAQTGMFYLAGLFGIKEDEKTAMEYFSASGDTAAYTRACFMIGLNPRLYKTPERSIYFLTKAAEHGHGYAMFNLSNRYKKGYNGYPKDKDKARFWEQKYNATK; encoded by the coding sequence ATGAGAATATGGACTTTGCTACTGTCTCTAGTCTTGCTGGTAAACAACAGTAAGGCCCAAACTGCCCTCGCCAAACTCAAGTTCGAAGATGCTGAACAGGCATTCAACAACGGCGATTATAGAACGGCTATCACTAGCCTGAAAGAAGCAGAAAAGCTTTTTGGTAAAACAAACCCGCCCATCCAACACCTTCTAATCCTCTCTCAATACAAACTACTGGAAGGAAAAGATGTTTTTATGGATATCGCTTCTCCACAAATATTTAATGAACTATATAAAAACTGCCAGCTATTCCTGCAAAAGAATAGCGATGATGAAAGGCTTACAGGAAAGTACAAAGAAGTATATAAAATATCCGAACAGTTGAAATCGGATTTTCCTGTTGCCAGGATACAACTCATCGGCGAACTAAAGCAACGGCCCAATCCCCAAAAGTTATATCAACTCTATTGTATTTACAACGACTTGGGATGCTCCGCGAATGCCGGATATTACAGATATGAAGCTGCCACAAACGGCTATATCCCTGCAAGGGTATTAAATATGCGCGATGCAAAAGAAAAGGACATGCTGCCCCAGCAATATAAGCCCCTCATGAAGTTGGTCAGCGAAGGTGATGCGCATGCTGCACAAGTAGCGGCCTCGGTATATTATTCCGATAGTGCGCTTGCTGTGGCTTTCGATCCCTCGGCTACTACTGTCGAAATACAGGTTAAAAAAGCAGTAGCCATGTACGAAAAGGCTGCCGCCGGCGGTGATATCACTGCCATGACTTCCTTGGGAATCTTATACAGGAATGGAGCGCAGGGAGGCTATTTGGCGCCCGACAGCGCTAAAGCTATGAACTGGTTTACTAAAGCAATAGCAAATGGAAGCATCTTGGCGGCCTATTTTAAGGGCGGATGGTACGAAAAGAATAATGATTATAAGCAGGCAATGAATATTTATAAAAACGCGTTAGAAATGGGAGGATCAGCCACCCTGTTCGATAATCTGGCTCGTAATTATCAATATGGATGGGGAGTGGAAGCTGACTATGCCGAAGCCTTGAAATATTATAAACTGGCCCTGGTTCGGGGAAGCGTATCTGGCTATGCAAACATTGCCTTTCTCTACAGCATAGGAGGGCCCAACCTCACGCAAAACGATTTTACCGCTCTCGAATGGTATCGCAAGGGCGCAGAAAACGGCGATGCTTATTCGATGTCTTGTATAGCAAAGGCATACTTAAAAGGGCGAGGGGTTGCTATGCATTTACAGGAAGCCGAAAAATGGTTTACCAAAGCAGCCCATGCCGGTAGGGTTAACGACATGATGATTTTAGGGGAGAACTATACTAACAGAGACATCGGTTTCGCCGATGAAGTAACCTTTTGTTATAAAGTCAATGCGTCTGAATACGAGGAACATAGGCTGTTCTGTTCAAAGAGCGATTCCCTGGCTGCTTACTGGTTCATGCAGGCAGCTAAAAAAGGAAATAAAAATGCAGCAGCTCAGACGGGTATGTTTTACCTCGCAGGATTATTTGGTATAAAGGAAGATGAAAAAACAGCTATGGAATATTTCAGTGCCAGCGGTGACACAGCGGCTTATACTCGCGCTTGTTTCATGATAGGTCTCAATCCGCGTCTCTATAAAACGCCCGAACGTTCCATCTATTTTCTTACTAAAGCCGCGGAACATGGCCATGGATATGCTATGTTCAACCTTTCTAACCGCTATAAAAAAGGCTATAACGGTTACCCAAAAGATAAAGATAAAGCCAGGTTCTGGGAACAGAAATACAACGCCACAAAATAA